From a single Deltaproteobacteria bacterium genomic region:
- a CDS encoding PAS domain S-box protein, whose product MAYEDISKAQLISETGDLRRQVSRLKKNNKELERRINEQSVTFQSIGDGVIIVDKREKIILFNNRAGQLTGWSCDEATGKSLSEVFCLVNKRNDKPCKNPATKAMNMGKKVGLPNDTVLISRDGSRLFLSASCAPIMDGRKKVKGAVFVFRDITRIKEAENAVIESEKRYRTIVENSYELIYEVDSLGNILYVNPPCTELTGYEQSELTGKNAFEFIHPDDLPNALETFRRAVLNMTTETATFRARDKNGQYNWLECTGNPFITGNGEIRGVIITRDITERVESEKKIRYQLSIENALAEISKIFVSSDDVGLNRVLNILCTTLAVNSGYVYQFPESGISSGKTFSWSDSGTDSEEHINQNIDCALYPWWMKKLTAGENIAIEDTDSLPIEADAEKKLFKSNNIRSLIAVPIISAKGELWGYMSLNDAQRSRVWLEEEIRLLRIAGEILSAYKMRKKAEEELTLLNKLMEAVHRFLDLEEVYKVALDTIISMQNVDIAMIYLLDEERKEAVLEAYRNVPDYYLKKAAKIPCPVGITWKVINSGKIINIEDAQKDPDIGPSGKKLGHHSLLGMPIYLKHNVIGVIWFLSYKERKFSEKEVLFLSALGDQIAIAIAKAKMIDEIKKTQEQLIQSEKLASLGQLISSIAHEINNPLTPIIGYSQRLLTKPDIDRQNKDSIEIIHSSAQRVHKVIEKLLSFSRKYSPVRSYEDINDLLEKSIEFREYQLKLDNIKIAKKLDAALPRTMVDPNQIQQVFTNVILNAEQAVVESQNRGSLEVSTGIKKDSIIEISFTDDGPGIPEKIKGKIFDPFFTTKEPGKGTGLGLSVAYGIIKEHGGDIQIQNKRKEGTRFIITLPIIKPDTKPQIGKDEIEHGFSKELKKKRVLIVEDEAIVTELVKAVLEEGESIVDVASNGREALKKINSSKYDLIVCDIKMPEINGVNLFYEVKKTNPELSSRFIFITGDPSDETIDFLHEAGNPYIIKPFKLEKFKVRVNEIFCAGFMN is encoded by the coding sequence ATGGCATATGAAGATATATCCAAAGCACAGCTGATCAGCGAGACCGGGGACCTACGCCGCCAGGTTTCCCGTTTGAAGAAAAATAATAAAGAGCTCGAAAGGCGGATAAACGAGCAATCCGTTACCTTTCAGAGCATCGGTGACGGAGTCATTATCGTTGACAAGCGGGAGAAAATAATTCTATTCAATAACAGGGCCGGACAGCTTACAGGATGGAGCTGTGATGAAGCCACGGGAAAATCTCTCAGCGAAGTCTTTTGCCTTGTAAATAAACGAAACGATAAGCCGTGCAAAAATCCGGCAACCAAAGCGATGAATATGGGGAAGAAAGTCGGACTTCCGAATGACACGGTTCTGATATCTCGTGACGGTTCGCGTCTTTTCCTGTCGGCAAGCTGCGCGCCTATAATGGATGGACGTAAGAAAGTTAAAGGCGCAGTATTCGTATTCAGGGACATTACACGAATTAAAGAGGCGGAAAACGCAGTAATCGAAAGCGAGAAAAGGTATAGAACCATCGTGGAGAACAGCTATGAACTCATATACGAGGTCGATTCTCTGGGAAACATTCTGTACGTCAATCCCCCTTGCACGGAACTCACGGGATACGAGCAGTCAGAGCTTACAGGCAAAAACGCATTTGAGTTTATCCACCCCGACGACCTCCCCAACGCTCTGGAGACTTTCAGAAGGGCTGTTTTAAATATGACAACCGAAACTGCTACTTTCAGAGCCAGGGATAAAAACGGTCAATATAACTGGCTTGAATGCACGGGAAATCCGTTCATCACGGGTAACGGCGAGATTCGGGGGGTAATAATTACAAGGGACATCACGGAGCGCGTCGAATCAGAAAAGAAGATAAGGTACCAGCTCTCGATAGAAAACGCGCTGGCCGAAATTTCAAAAATATTTGTCAGCTCCGATGATGTGGGATTAAACAGGGTTCTTAACATTCTGTGTACTACGCTCGCTGTCAACAGCGGATACGTTTATCAATTTCCTGAATCCGGCATCTCCTCAGGTAAAACGTTTTCCTGGTCTGATTCCGGAACGGATTCCGAGGAGCATATTAATCAAAATATCGATTGCGCGCTTTACCCGTGGTGGATGAAGAAACTGACAGCCGGTGAGAATATAGCGATAGAAGATACGGACTCCCTTCCGATTGAAGCCGATGCAGAAAAAAAACTTTTTAAATCCAATAATATACGCTCCCTTATAGCTGTTCCAATAATTTCAGCCAAGGGTGAGCTCTGGGGATACATGAGCTTAAACGACGCACAGAGGTCCCGCGTCTGGCTTGAAGAAGAAATCAGACTATTACGCATAGCGGGGGAAATTCTTTCAGCCTATAAAATGCGAAAGAAAGCAGAGGAAGAATTAACTCTTCTCAATAAACTGATGGAAGCCGTTCACAGGTTTCTGGACCTGGAAGAAGTCTACAAAGTCGCGCTTGATACAATTATCTCAATGCAAAACGTTGACATAGCGATGATCTACCTGCTCGATGAAGAGAGGAAAGAAGCCGTACTGGAGGCATACAGGAATGTACCGGATTATTATTTAAAAAAAGCGGCAAAAATACCCTGCCCTGTCGGAATAACATGGAAAGTGATAAACAGCGGGAAAATAATAAATATCGAAGACGCCCAGAAAGATCCCGACATTGGACCCAGCGGAAAAAAACTCGGGCATCACAGTCTTCTGGGCATGCCCATATACCTGAAACATAATGTAATAGGCGTTATATGGTTTCTCAGCTATAAGGAGCGAAAATTCAGCGAAAAAGAAGTACTTTTTCTTTCCGCACTCGGAGACCAGATTGCAATCGCAATCGCGAAAGCGAAGATGATTGATGAGATAAAAAAAACACAGGAGCAGTTGATTCAGTCAGAGAAGCTGGCGTCCTTAGGTCAGCTTATTTCAAGCATAGCTCACGAAATTAACAATCCGCTTACCCCGATTATAGGTTATTCGCAGAGGCTGTTAACGAAGCCCGATATTGACCGGCAGAATAAAGACTCCATAGAAATCATTCATAGCTCCGCCCAGAGAGTTCATAAAGTTATAGAAAAACTCCTTTCATTTTCCAGAAAATATTCTCCGGTCAGAAGCTACGAAGACATTAATGACCTGCTGGAAAAATCGATTGAGTTCAGAGAATACCAGCTAAAACTGGACAACATAAAAATTGCAAAGAAACTGGACGCCGCACTGCCGAGAACAATGGTAGACCCGAATCAGATTCAACAGGTTTTTACCAACGTAATATTAAACGCAGAGCAGGCAGTTGTTGAATCTCAAAACCGGGGTAGTTTGGAAGTCAGCACCGGAATCAAGAAAGATAGCATTATAGAAATTTCTTTTACGGACGACGGGCCCGGCATTCCGGAAAAAATAAAAGGAAAAATCTTTGATCCGTTTTTCACAACCAAGGAGCCCGGGAAAGGAACCGGACTCGGTCTTTCCGTCGCCTATGGAATTATCAAAGAACACGGCGGGGATATTCAGATACAAAATAAACGTAAAGAGGGCACAAGGTTTATTATTACCTTGCCAATAATAAAGCCGGATACGAAGCCCCAAATCGGCAAAGACGAAATTGAACACGGTTTCTCAAAAGAATTAAAGAAAAAAAGAGTATTGATAGTAGAGGACGAGGCGATCGTAACAGAACTTGTGAAAGCTGTTCTGGAAGAGGGAGAAAGTATTGTAGACGTGGCTTCAAACGGCAGGGAGGCGCTCAAGAAAATAAATTCAAGCAAATATGACTTGATTGTCTGTGATATAAAAATGCCTGAAATAAACGGGGTCAACCTGTTTTATGAAGTTAAAAAAACAAATCCGGAACTTTCAAGCCGGTTTATATTCATAACGGGCGACCCTAGCGACGAAACCATAGATTTCCTGCATGAGGCGGGAAATCCATACATAATTAAACCCTTTAAACTGGAGAAGTTTAAAGTCCGGGTGAATGAGATTTTCTGTGCCGGTTTTATGAATTGA
- a CDS encoding alpha/beta hydrolase, with protein sequence MPDESINRLLQTLRENTPAAGKPIEQLRADFERFYLGFQTGQNPRIKEFTINDIPSFWIEAPGADEKRVILFFHGGGFTIGSTRDHADLCRRLSAASEARVLSIDYRLAPEHIFPAALEDCVASYNWLLNEGFEGSRIIPVGISAGGTLVLSTLLSLRDGGMDLPAAACCMSPAVDMLFQGDSVTGNMGKDWITADRLNSVRNAYLGGRDPKEPLVSPLYADLRGLPPILIQIGNHELLLDDNLKFALQARRQGVDLTFEIWSGMIHCWQIFASELKDGRDAIDSIGKYIKRKFSNLS encoded by the coding sequence ATGCCCGACGAATCGATAAATAGATTGTTACAAACTCTTAGAGAGAATACCCCTGCCGCAGGTAAGCCTATAGAGCAGCTGCGTGCGGATTTCGAAAGATTCTATTTGGGGTTTCAAACCGGGCAAAATCCGCGAATAAAGGAATTCACGATAAACGATATACCTTCATTCTGGATCGAAGCCCCCGGTGCGGATGAAAAGCGGGTCATCCTCTTCTTTCACGGCGGCGGGTTTACAATCGGCTCCACCAGGGATCACGCTGACCTTTGCAGGCGATTGTCGGCTGCCTCCGAGGCCAGGGTGCTGAGTATAGACTATCGGCTGGCCCCTGAACATATTTTTCCCGCTGCTCTCGAAGACTGCGTTGCCTCTTACAACTGGCTCTTGAACGAAGGGTTCGAAGGATCACGGATTATACCGGTCGGTATTTCCGCCGGAGGGACACTCGTTCTATCCACCCTTCTTTCTCTCAGGGACGGCGGGATGGATTTACCCGCTGCCGCCTGCTGTATGTCTCCCGCGGTCGACATGTTGTTTCAGGGCGATTCCGTAACCGGCAATATGGGAAAAGACTGGATCACCGCTGACAGACTGAATTCGGTAAGGAATGCCTATCTTGGCGGGCGGGACCCGAAAGAGCCGCTCGTTTCCCCGCTTTACGCTGACCTGAGAGGGTTGCCGCCAATATTGATTCAGATCGGAAACCATGAGCTGCTCCTCGATGATAACCTTAAATTCGCGCTGCAGGCGAGGAGACAGGGAGTCGATCTTACTTTTGAAATATGGAGCGGTATGATCCATTGCTGGCAGATTTTCGCGAGCGAGTTAAAAGACGGGCGTGATGCGATTGACAGCATTGGCAAATACATAAAGAGAAAATTCAGCAATCTGTCGTGA
- a CDS encoding LssY C-terminal domain-containing protein: MCKFLSVFLILALFSCGANYTPRAPEEVPFLKRAQTQSRGGLTVTAAVLSREESEEVFGVDLAAKGIQPVWLEIENNTDAPFAFMPIALDLDYFSPNEVSWLNHFKFNRSLNRKMDEHFSEHSIEVEYIIPGEKDKGFVYSNLDPGIKYVNVTLYQLDRIERFVFLFEVPGIQPDYQNVDFEELYSNDEIVNIENENDLRAVLENIPCCTVDKKGEGEGHPVNIILIGDPDDTFSGIIRRGWDVTEADTDSFDIDLRKMFSTARYRTFPMTSLHMYGRRQDISLQKSRHAGHTPYRQRNQMRLWLTPFRYRGDSVWIGSVSRDIGSDLRVRKYWFAAQEIDPDIDETRDYVVEDLVLSQQVHKLGYVKGTGAANSENPRTDLFGHPWWSDGYRAVFLFGKDSITLGDMEFFPWEDIHSVPSLELEFGNRNERNDDRGLGN, encoded by the coding sequence ATGTGCAAATTTCTATCCGTCTTTCTTATACTTGCCCTATTCTCATGCGGGGCGAATTATACTCCCCGCGCGCCTGAAGAAGTTCCTTTCCTCAAAAGGGCGCAGACCCAAAGCAGGGGAGGGCTCACTGTAACCGCCGCCGTTTTGAGTCGGGAGGAGAGTGAGGAGGTCTTCGGTGTCGACCTTGCGGCCAAAGGTATACAGCCCGTGTGGCTTGAAATAGAGAACAACACTGATGCGCCGTTCGCGTTTATGCCCATCGCGCTCGACCTGGATTATTTCTCCCCGAACGAGGTTTCCTGGCTTAACCATTTCAAATTCAACCGGTCGTTAAATAGAAAAATGGACGAGCATTTCTCTGAACACAGCATAGAGGTCGAGTACATAATCCCGGGCGAAAAAGATAAGGGTTTTGTATATTCAAACCTGGATCCGGGCATAAAATACGTAAACGTAACACTGTATCAGCTTGACCGCATAGAGAGGTTCGTGTTCTTATTCGAAGTCCCGGGCATACAGCCCGACTATCAAAACGTCGATTTTGAAGAGCTTTACTCAAACGATGAGATAGTAAATATTGAAAACGAAAACGACCTCAGGGCGGTATTGGAGAATATTCCCTGCTGTACTGTAGATAAGAAGGGGGAGGGTGAAGGGCACCCGGTTAACATCATTCTTATCGGTGATCCCGATGATACGTTCTCTGGAATAATACGCCGCGGGTGGGACGTTACCGAGGCCGATACCGATTCATTCGATATAGATCTCAGGAAAATGTTCTCGACCGCGCGTTACAGGACATTCCCTATGACTAGCCTCCATATGTACGGGCGAAGACAGGACATTAGCCTTCAGAAATCACGACACGCGGGACATACGCCCTACCGCCAGCGGAACCAGATGCGCCTCTGGCTGACCCCGTTCAGGTACAGGGGAGATAGTGTCTGGATCGGTTCTGTGAGCAGGGACATAGGCTCCGATTTAAGGGTGAGGAAGTACTGGTTCGCGGCGCAGGAGATAGACCCCGATATCGACGAAACTAGGGATTATGTAGTAGAGGACCTCGTACTGTCTCAGCAAGTACACAAGCTTGGTTATGTGAAAGGCACAGGAGCTGCAAACTCCGAGAATCCCCGTACAGACCTTTTCGGCCACCCCTGGTGGTCAGACGGATACCGGGCCGTATTTCTATTCGGTAAGGATTCTATCACCCTGGGCGACATGGAATTTTTTCCCTGGGAAGATATTCATTCAGTTCCTTCCCTGGAGCTTGAATTCGGCAATCGGAATGAAAGAAATGACGACAGGGGGTTAGGGAATTAA
- a CDS encoding LssY C-terminal domain-containing protein has product MTAVRGDTQVLRLFFIFLIGCLPLMKVGCASYCATQSEVENAMFSTPPAKGCRVYSPSPDPLREVPFLMRSETQTEDGITVTAAVLSDPESREVFGVNLAKKGIQPVWIRIENDTGAPVTLVHVGIDPAYFSPNEAANRNYIFASPVNDEINEYFNEHGIGRMIPAGGELSGFFYTNWDPGVKYLNVSVFGEDREENFLFYLEIPGITIDFQRVDWDSIYGEEEFVDYQNEDDLRRALESVPCCSTRKDGTGKNDPLNFFVIGESDQILSAFIRRGWDVTEPITAGSGWRAFKAFFSGARYRTSPMSSIYVYKRAQDVGFQKARSTIHERNHLRLWLMPVRYKGMDVWIGSVSRDIGSYLTIRTPWLTAHAIDPDIDEARVYVEQDLLFSGAVRKFGYVKGIKPATPENPHRNFMKQPYWTDGYRAVFIIQEDPTHLSELEFFDWEWAGENSREMIEYIKNRNNKKTEN; this is encoded by the coding sequence ATGACCGCTGTTCGCGGAGACACTCAGGTATTGAGGCTGTTCTTTATATTCTTGATCGGCTGTCTGCCTTTAATGAAAGTCGGTTGCGCCTCCTATTGCGCCACACAGAGCGAGGTGGAGAACGCTATGTTCAGCACGCCTCCGGCAAAGGGGTGTCGGGTCTATTCTCCCTCTCCCGACCCGTTGAGGGAAGTCCCTTTTCTCATGCGCAGCGAGACCCAGACCGAGGACGGCATAACCGTGACGGCGGCAGTGCTTAGTGACCCGGAGAGTCGGGAGGTTTTCGGCGTCAACCTTGCAAAGAAAGGAATCCAGCCGGTATGGATCAGAATCGAAAACGATACCGGGGCTCCCGTCACTCTTGTACATGTGGGAATAGACCCCGCTTATTTCTCCCCGAACGAAGCTGCTAACAGGAACTATATTTTTGCGAGTCCCGTTAACGATGAAATCAACGAATACTTCAACGAGCACGGAATCGGAAGAATGATCCCGGCTGGCGGGGAATTATCGGGTTTCTTTTACACAAACTGGGACCCGGGCGTGAAATACCTGAACGTTAGCGTGTTCGGAGAGGACAGGGAGGAAAACTTCCTCTTCTATTTAGAGATACCCGGGATAACGATAGACTTTCAGCGGGTGGATTGGGATTCCATTTACGGAGAGGAGGAGTTCGTGGACTACCAGAACGAAGACGACCTCCGCCGCGCGCTTGAGAGCGTGCCCTGCTGTTCGACGAGAAAAGACGGCACGGGAAAGAACGATCCGCTAAACTTTTTCGTCATTGGGGAGAGCGATCAAATATTGTCCGCTTTCATCCGGCGCGGATGGGATGTGACTGAGCCCATTACAGCGGGATCCGGGTGGAGGGCGTTCAAAGCCTTTTTCTCCGGGGCGAGATACCGTACTTCTCCAATGAGTAGCATATATGTATACAAAAGAGCTCAGGACGTAGGCTTTCAGAAAGCAAGATCCACAATACATGAGAGGAATCATCTCCGGCTATGGCTTATGCCCGTAAGATACAAGGGCATGGATGTCTGGATCGGGTCTGTGAGCCGTGACATCGGCTCATACCTGACTATCAGGACCCCATGGTTAACTGCGCACGCAATCGATCCGGATATTGATGAGGCAAGGGTGTACGTCGAGCAGGATCTTCTCTTCTCGGGGGCGGTCAGAAAATTCGGGTATGTTAAAGGGATAAAGCCCGCCACCCCGGAAAACCCCCACCGGAATTTTATGAAGCAGCCCTACTGGACCGACGGGTACAGGGCTGTGTTTATTATCCAGGAGGATCCCACGCACCTGAGTGAGCTCGAATTCTTCGACTGGGAATGGGCGGGTGAGAATTCTCGGGAAATGATCGAATACATTAAAAACCGAAACAATAAAAAGACAGAAAACTGA
- a CDS encoding GNAT family N-acetyltransferase produces MTGYPKELVLKDKTRVITRPVSKNDLEFLVKFFSTIPKTDLLIYKDDVTKWEGLQDWFISSNYKKVLELVCTNNEDIIAKGTLHTEGIYWPHAAEVKLMVHPSYRGKGLGSQLFNLLLYEGLKHRFQKIIVRYVPDNLSFTRILDHYGFNPETVLNCYVVDEITKEKKDLVIASYDLQNWERRFEFYTFIYTK; encoded by the coding sequence ATGACCGGATACCCAAAAGAGCTTGTCCTGAAGGATAAAACCAGGGTTATCACCAGACCTGTAAGTAAGAATGATCTGGAGTTTCTGGTGAAATTTTTCTCGACGATTCCGAAGACGGACCTCCTCATATACAAGGACGATGTAACTAAATGGGAGGGCCTTCAGGATTGGTTTATCAGCTCGAACTACAAAAAGGTGCTGGAACTCGTATGTACAAATAACGAGGATATTATCGCGAAAGGTACATTGCATACCGAGGGGATTTACTGGCCTCACGCCGCTGAGGTAAAGTTAATGGTTCATCCGAGTTACAGGGGAAAGGGATTGGGCTCACAATTATTCAATTTGCTTCTCTACGAGGGTTTGAAGCACCGTTTCCAAAAAATTATAGTCAGATATGTTCCCGACAACCTTAGTTTTACCCGTATTCTGGATCATTACGGGTTTAATCCTGAAACCGTGCTCAACTGTTATGTTGTAGATGAGATTACAAAGGAGAAGAAAGATCTTGTAATTGCGTCCTATGACCTTCAGAACTGGGAGAGGAGATTCGAGTTCTATACTTTCATCTACACGAAGTAA
- a CDS encoding PAS domain S-box protein — MKKRITKKDEPPGAIESHRTAGDPETEFLENQYSFIVESVPSGIVMTDNKGKIIFVNSLVNRMFGYEESELVGRNIDELVPDRYKKGHAAHRKSFLSAPETRPMGKGRDLFARRKNGSEFPVEIGLNPVKTERGLVVVSTIVDITDRRAAEIKLKEEQDRTQRYLDVAEVIFLGLDGKGIVTLINRKGAEILECSEEKILGKSWFDKFIPREERNEVLEVHRRVMRGESINIAFHENKIISESGKKIDVLWHNTAIEGENGRVIGTLSSGVDITDRKYTERRLQEREERLRSIMDNTTDAILVFDNDGLIETINKAALKLFAINDEDEIKNIHEIITPEHRDSFAERLERSRNGAAISDYETEMIKKDGSRIPVSISLVYMDLDRGKYIETIRDISARISMRKKIIELEKSQIIGKMAEGFAHHMGTPLASMLLRVQMLKEDIPSLPECESVGEKLDSIERQILYGQKVIQRLLRFVSQPGSEKSSEKVSSLLGESIDMVRPLLKKKMIEVELDVEEGLSIYVDSNLINLVFTDIIINAVDAMPDGGVLTVAAANDYDNGLANIRINDTGKGISKETISFVFEPFFTTKPAGKGTGLGLTVAKRIVNDHGGEVSIRSMEGKGTTVIIKLPLSAEGYSS; from the coding sequence ATGAAGAAAAGAATTACCAAAAAAGATGAGCCTCCGGGCGCGATTGAGTCCCACCGGACGGCTGGGGACCCCGAAACAGAATTCCTTGAGAATCAATACAGCTTTATTGTTGAGTCCGTTCCGAGCGGCATAGTAATGACCGATAATAAGGGGAAGATTATTTTCGTTAATTCACTCGTAAACAGGATGTTCGGATATGAGGAAAGCGAGCTGGTCGGCAGAAACATTGATGAGCTCGTACCGGACAGATATAAGAAGGGGCATGCCGCGCATAGGAAATCGTTCTTGTCGGCGCCCGAGACAAGACCTATGGGCAAAGGGAGGGATCTTTTCGCCAGAAGAAAGAACGGAAGCGAATTTCCTGTGGAGATAGGCCTTAATCCTGTGAAAACCGAGAGAGGATTGGTGGTCGTGAGCACAATAGTGGATATCACTGACCGAAGAGCCGCTGAAATAAAATTGAAGGAGGAGCAGGACAGGACGCAAAGGTACCTTGACGTGGCGGAGGTTATTTTTCTGGGGCTTGACGGCAAGGGTATTGTAACGCTCATAAACAGGAAGGGCGCAGAGATTCTCGAGTGCTCCGAGGAAAAAATATTAGGAAAGAGCTGGTTTGATAAATTCATCCCTCGCGAGGAACGTAACGAAGTATTAGAGGTTCATAGGAGAGTGATGAGGGGAGAATCCATAAACATTGCGTTTCATGAAAACAAGATAATCTCCGAATCGGGGAAGAAAATCGACGTGCTGTGGCACAACACCGCAATAGAGGGTGAAAATGGCAGAGTTATCGGTACTTTGAGCTCCGGGGTCGATATTACGGACCGGAAATATACCGAAAGGCGGCTTCAGGAAAGGGAAGAGAGATTGCGCAGTATCATGGATAATACTACCGACGCGATTCTGGTATTTGACAACGACGGCCTTATTGAAACGATAAACAAAGCGGCTCTGAAGCTATTTGCCATTAATGACGAAGATGAAATCAAAAATATCCATGAGATAATTACACCCGAGCACAGGGACAGCTTTGCAGAGAGGCTTGAGAGGTCCAGAAACGGGGCCGCGATTTCGGACTATGAAACGGAGATGATCAAGAAAGACGGCTCCAGGATTCCCGTGAGTATCAGTCTTGTTTACATGGATCTGGATCGAGGCAAGTATATCGAGACAATAAGAGATATTTCTGCCAGGATTTCTATGCGCAAAAAGATCATAGAGCTCGAGAAATCTCAAATAATCGGGAAGATGGCGGAAGGTTTCGCTCACCATATGGGTACTCCTCTCGCTTCGATGCTTCTCAGGGTTCAGATGCTGAAAGAAGACATACCGTCTCTCCCGGAATGTGAGAGTGTCGGGGAAAAACTGGACTCTATAGAGAGGCAGATTTTGTATGGTCAGAAGGTGATTCAAAGGCTTTTGAGGTTTGTCAGCCAGCCGGGCAGTGAGAAAAGCTCGGAAAAAGTCTCTTCGTTGCTCGGTGAGTCGATCGATATGGTGAGACCCCTTCTCAAAAAAAAGATGATAGAGGTCGAGCTTGATGTTGAAGAGGGCTTGAGCATTTATGTGGACTCAAATCTGATAAATCTTGTCTTTACCGATATTATCATAAACGCTGTGGACGCTATGCCTGACGGGGGAGTCCTTACGGTTGCAGCAGCGAACGATTATGATAACGGGTTAGCGAATATCAGAATCAATGATACGGGTAAAGGTATTTCGAAAGAGACGATTTCCTTTGTTTTCGAGCCTTTTTTTACAACCAAGCCTGCGGGAAAGGGGACAGGGCTCGGACTTACAGTTGCCAAAAGGATTGTAAATGATCACGGAGGGGAAGTGAGTATAAGAAGCATGGAGGGGAAGGGTACGACGGTTATAATAAAACTTCCTTTATCCGCGGAGGGATATTCGTCTTGA